A genome region from bacterium includes the following:
- a CDS encoding 3-keto-5-aminohexanoate cleavage protein, producing the protein MTPVIIEAAINGVANKARNPHVPCEPAEIAADALACLAAGAAIVHNHIDQFGSAAPAAAARYLEGWRPVLARRPDAILYPTVGFGGDVVERYAHIPPLAAAGAIRMSLFDSGSVNLGTIGDDGLPGGGVDFVYANSFGDVRHMAALCERHRLGPSVAVFEPGFLRTVLAYWRAGKLPRGTFVKLYFGGDYDYLGGGRRGVSFGLPPTPTALAAYLELLGDCDVPWAVAVIGGDVVASGMARLALERGGHLRVGLEDYAGARQPANVELVEEAAALVRAIGREPASTTQTASILGLPG; encoded by the coding sequence ATGACGCCGGTCATCATCGAGGCGGCGATCAACGGGGTGGCCAACAAGGCGCGCAATCCCCACGTGCCCTGCGAGCCGGCGGAGATCGCCGCCGACGCGCTGGCCTGTCTGGCGGCCGGGGCGGCGATCGTCCACAACCACATCGACCAGTTCGGCAGCGCCGCGCCGGCGGCGGCGGCGCGCTACCTCGAGGGGTGGCGGCCGGTGCTGGCGCGACGGCCGGACGCCATCCTCTACCCGACCGTCGGTTTCGGGGGCGACGTCGTCGAACGCTACGCCCACATCCCGCCGCTCGCCGCCGCGGGGGCGATCCGCATGAGCCTGTTCGACAGCGGCTCGGTGAACCTCGGCACGATCGGCGACGACGGGCTGCCGGGCGGCGGCGTCGATTTCGTCTACGCCAACAGCTTCGGCGACGTGCGCCACATGGCGGCGCTGTGCGAGCGCCACCGCCTCGGGCCGAGCGTCGCGGTCTTCGAGCCCGGCTTCCTGCGCACCGTGCTCGCCTACTGGCGGGCGGGCAAGCTGCCGCGCGGCACGTTCGTGAAGCTCTACTTCGGCGGCGACTACGATTACCTCGGCGGCGGGCGGCGCGGCGTCAGCTTCGGCTTGCCGCCGACGCCGACCGCGCTCGCCGCCTATCTCGAGCTGCTCGGCGACTGCGACGTGCCGTGGGCGGTGGCGGTGATCGGCGGCGATGTCGTCGCCAGCGGCATGGCGCGCCTGGCGCTGGAGCGCGGCGGCCACCTGCGCGTCGGCCTCGAGGACTACGCCGGCGCGCGCCAGCCGGCGAACGTCGAGCTGGTCGAGGAGGCCGCGGCGCTGGTCCGTGCCATCGGCCGCGAGCCCGCCAGCACGACCCAGACGGCGAGCATCCTCGGCCTGCCGGGCTAG
- a CDS encoding phosphotransferase family protein → MIEGIQHAAVSQFFAAHVPGGAVPLTFSLISGGRSNLTYLVEGGGRSWVLRRPPLGHVLPTAHDMAREYRVLAALADSDVPVARPLALCEDVAINDAPFYVMEYRPGVVLAHSLPDGYADGEAARRRISLAMIETMARLHAIDYRAVGLADFGHPEGYLERQVRRWGQQWERSQTGPLPAIEALAGRLRAALPASPPPTIVHGDFRLGNLALDPADPGRVVAVFDWEMATLGDPLADLGYTLIYWADPGDQIDAASIGSVSPFTQLPGFLRRAELIAAYARASGRDVTAIDFYQVLALYKLAIIAEGIYARFLQGKTLGEGFAGMVRPTAVLATRALAIADASQDRRLRG, encoded by the coding sequence ATGATCGAGGGGATCCAGCACGCCGCCGTGTCGCAGTTCTTCGCCGCCCACGTTCCCGGGGGGGCGGTTCCGCTGACCTTCTCGCTGATCAGTGGCGGGCGCTCCAACCTGACCTACCTGGTCGAGGGCGGCGGGCGCTCCTGGGTGCTGCGGCGGCCGCCGCTCGGCCACGTGCTGCCGACGGCGCACGACATGGCGCGCGAATACCGGGTGCTGGCGGCGCTCGCCGACAGCGACGTCCCGGTGGCGCGGCCGCTCGCCCTCTGCGAGGATGTCGCGATCAACGACGCGCCCTTCTACGTCATGGAGTACCGGCCCGGCGTCGTGCTCGCCCACAGCCTTCCCGACGGCTACGCCGACGGCGAGGCAGCGCGGCGGCGCATCAGCCTGGCGATGATCGAGACCATGGCGCGGCTGCACGCCATCGACTACCGCGCCGTCGGCCTCGCCGACTTCGGCCATCCCGAGGGCTACCTCGAACGCCAGGTGCGGCGCTGGGGGCAGCAATGGGAGCGCTCGCAGACGGGGCCGCTGCCCGCGATCGAGGCGCTCGCCGGCCGGCTGCGCGCCGCGCTGCCGGCATCGCCGCCGCCGACCATCGTCCACGGCGACTTCCGCCTCGGCAACCTGGCGCTCGACCCCGCCGATCCGGGGCGCGTCGTCGCCGTCTTCGATTGGGAGATGGCGACCCTCGGCGATCCCCTCGCCGACCTCGGCTACACGCTGATCTACTGGGCCGACCCGGGCGACCAGATCGATGCCGCGAGCATCGGCAGCGTCTCGCCGTTCACCCAGCTCCCCGGCTTCCTGCGCCGCGCCGAGCTGATCGCGGCGTACGCGCGCGCCAGCGGGCGCGACGTCACCGCCATCGACTTCTACCAGGTGCTGGCGCTCTACAAGCTGGCGATCATCGCCGAGGGCATCTACGCGCGGTTCCTGCAGGGCAAGACCCTCGGCGAGGGGTTCGCCGGCATGGTCCGCCCGACCGCCGTCCTGGCCACCCGCGCCCTGGCGATCGCCGACGCCTCGCAGGACCGCCGGCTGCGCGGCTGA
- a CDS encoding right-handed parallel beta-helix repeat-containing protein, which yields MRRLLLLLVVAGLVLPACGSSSGSSSKPTKTPDPNATRTATRTPKSTRTATRTGGPTRTPTRTGGPTDTPRPTRTPGPPVTLYVRISGSDENAGTAPSQALRTLGAAMKRLSPGSTLHVGSGVYAERLAVSDIVGTATLPVQILADRAGTQTGDRGDVVIDGNGELASIVVTSSPYLTIDGFILRGAAPTASTSAVNLRIRGGSDHVTIRNCVVANAQPADGIRVDNSNDVLLFNNLVFSADRGIIVTGSSNRVSLINDTIALSDRAALSIRASGGSTPRNVSATNCIVQENGTGAAIDAPGTNGAYTGDYNLVYQPGAANQTTAYDPTTLRGRHDLNVDAQFVNVGVGDVHLEPHSPAIDAGSGRIDDALKTALGDRSTTADGARDRSPLDLGYHYPR from the coding sequence ATGCGTCGACTCCTGCTCCTTCTCGTCGTGGCCGGTCTGGTCCTGCCGGCATGCGGTAGCAGCAGCGGCTCGTCGTCCAAACCGACCAAGACGCCGGATCCGAACGCGACGCGGACGGCCACCAGAACCCCCAAGTCGACGCGCACCGCGACCCGCACCGGCGGACCGACGCGGACCCCCACCCGCACCGGCGGACCGACGGACACCCCGCGTCCGACCCGCACACCCGGTCCACCGGTGACGCTGTACGTGCGCATCAGCGGCAGCGACGAGAACGCCGGCACGGCGCCCAGCCAGGCGCTGCGCACCCTGGGCGCGGCGATGAAGCGGCTGTCGCCCGGCAGCACGCTGCACGTCGGCAGCGGCGTCTACGCCGAGCGGCTGGCGGTCAGCGACATCGTCGGCACGGCGACGCTGCCGGTGCAGATCCTCGCCGACCGCGCCGGCACGCAGACCGGCGACCGCGGCGACGTCGTCATCGACGGCAACGGCGAGCTCGCCTCCATCGTCGTCACCAGCTCGCCCTACCTCACCATCGACGGCTTCATCCTGCGCGGCGCCGCGCCCACCGCCAGCACCAGCGCCGTCAATCTGCGGATCCGCGGCGGCTCCGATCACGTCACCATCCGCAACTGCGTCGTCGCCAACGCCCAACCCGCGGACGGCATCCGCGTCGACAACTCGAACGACGTGCTGCTGTTCAACAACCTCGTCTTCTCCGCCGACCGCGGCATCATCGTCACCGGCAGCTCGAACCGCGTGTCGCTGATCAACGACACCATCGCCCTCAGCGACCGCGCCGCCCTGTCGATACGCGCCAGCGGCGGCAGCACGCCGAGGAACGTCAGCGCCACCAACTGCATCGTCCAGGAGAACGGCACCGGCGCGGCCATCGATGCCCCCGGCACCAACGGCGCCTACACGGGCGACTACAACCTCGTCTACCAACCGGGCGCTGCCAACCAGACGACCGCCTACGATCCGACCACCCTGCGCGGCCGCCACGACCTGAACGTCGACGCGCAGTTCGTCAACGTCGGCGTCGGCGACGTCCACCTCGAACCGCACAGTCCGGCGATCGACGCCGGCAGCGGCCGCATCGACGACGCCCTGAAGACCGCCCTCGGCGACCGCTCGACGACCGCCGACGGCGCGCGCGATCGCTCACCGCTCGATCTCGGCTACCACTACCCGCGCTGA
- a CDS encoding trypsin-like serine protease: MGAFAGICLAATAMASEQVRLDPGRQARIVNGVHTHAYPTTGALLYGGGGAAITSDNAYARCSGTLIGCRTFLVAAHCVDDDPRPDHYWVYLQHAGISAVSRIVPHPDSTPFNFPLSDVAVVQLADWVTGIAPTPLNTVDPVPFIPAVGTIVGFGQTQGNGNDYGIKRAGTVLTAPCPEGLPSNATDADVVCWNFLGPLGAPGTNSNTCNGDSGGPLLLNLGGGEVVAGVTSGGMSSNCLPSDTSYDASVFAAQSFLVGALAGDDTAACGGLPPIGAGQNTVAVVDDTLDAVDVSDSFTLNVPPGANALRVALNGKDDGLFDVDLYVKQGSGAGPGNFDCKADGHAVFGACTIDHPAAGPWSVAAVRTLGAGEYQITSTVFGGAAPVCGNGTREFDEDCDGSDAALCAGLCQGDCRCPAPVCGNGVKERGEQCDGAAATLCPGACRAGCTCPPPCTSGDLFDVSARLDARRLKLRSRLLNFAHAYDGADPRRGFSLALAQGANTLTIAIPANDPGWSRSRPEKGRYQWAGAANGINGITIVDRSARQGIWKLVIVGKNVPGAGAFDLGQPIDVRLTIDDRCTDDSF; this comes from the coding sequence GTGGGCGCCTTCGCGGGCATCTGTCTCGCCGCCACGGCGATGGCGAGCGAGCAGGTGCGCCTCGATCCGGGGCGGCAGGCGCGCATCGTCAACGGCGTCCACACGCACGCCTATCCGACCACCGGCGCCCTGCTCTACGGCGGCGGCGGGGCGGCGATCACCAGCGACAACGCCTACGCCCGCTGCTCCGGAACCCTGATCGGCTGCCGGACGTTCCTGGTCGCCGCCCACTGCGTCGACGACGACCCGCGGCCGGACCACTACTGGGTGTACCTGCAACACGCCGGCATTTCGGCGGTCAGCCGCATCGTGCCGCACCCGGATTCGACGCCGTTCAACTTCCCGCTCTCGGACGTGGCGGTGGTGCAGCTCGCCGATTGGGTGACCGGCATCGCGCCGACGCCGCTCAACACCGTCGATCCGGTCCCCTTCATCCCTGCCGTCGGGACGATCGTCGGCTTCGGCCAGACGCAGGGCAACGGCAACGACTACGGCATCAAGCGCGCCGGCACGGTGCTGACCGCCCCGTGTCCGGAGGGTCTGCCGTCGAATGCGACAGACGCCGACGTGGTGTGCTGGAACTTCCTCGGCCCGCTCGGCGCGCCGGGAACCAACTCCAACACCTGCAACGGCGATTCGGGCGGACCGCTGCTGCTGAACCTGGGCGGCGGCGAGGTGGTCGCCGGCGTCACCTCGGGCGGCATGAGCTCCAACTGCCTGCCCAGCGACACCAGTTACGACGCCAGCGTCTTCGCCGCCCAGAGCTTCCTCGTCGGCGCGCTCGCCGGCGACGACACGGCGGCGTGCGGCGGCCTGCCGCCGATCGGCGCCGGCCAGAACACCGTCGCGGTCGTCGACGACACGCTCGACGCCGTCGATGTGTCGGACAGCTTCACCCTCAACGTGCCGCCCGGCGCCAACGCGCTGCGCGTGGCGCTCAACGGCAAGGACGACGGCCTCTTCGACGTCGATCTCTACGTCAAGCAGGGCAGTGGCGCCGGCCCGGGCAACTTCGACTGCAAGGCGGACGGGCACGCGGTGTTCGGCGCCTGCACCATCGACCACCCGGCGGCGGGGCCGTGGTCGGTGGCCGCGGTGCGCACCCTCGGCGCCGGCGAGTACCAGATCACCAGCACCGTCTTCGGCGGCGCCGCACCGGTGTGCGGCAACGGGACGCGCGAGTTCGACGAGGACTGCGACGGCAGCGACGCGGCGCTCTGCGCCGGCCTGTGCCAGGGCGATTGCCGCTGCCCGGCGCCGGTGTGCGGCAACGGCGTCAAGGAGCGGGGCGAGCAGTGCGACGGCGCCGCGGCGACGCTCTGCCCCGGCGCCTGCCGCGCCGGCTGCACCTGTCCGCCCCCCTGCACCAGCGGCGACCTGTTCGACGTCAGCGCGCGCCTCGATGCGCGGCGGCTCAAGCTGCGCAGCCGCCTGCTCAACTTCGCGCATGCCTACGACGGCGCCGATCCGCGCCGCGGCTTCTCGCTGGCGCTCGCCCAGGGCGCCAACACCCTGACCATCGCGATTCCCGCCAACGATCCCGGGTGGTCGCGGTCGCGGCCGGAGAAGGGCCGCTACCAGTGGGCCGGCGCCGCGAACGGCATCAACGGCATCACGATCGTCGACCGCAGCGCGCGGCAGGGAATCTGGAAGCTGGTGATCGTCGGCAAGAACGTTCCCGGCGCCGGCGCCTTCGACCTCGGCCAACCGATCGACGTGCGGCTGACCATCGACGACCGCTGCACGGACGATTCGTTCTGA
- a CDS encoding deoxyribodipyrimidine photo-lyase, translated as MRVVHWFRNDLRLHDNTALHAAARGDELIPLFVLDPALLARAHVSPPRRRFLAACLSSLAANLAHHGAPLVVRVGDPATEVGRLLDESRADRLVFNRDTTPYARRRDAAVRAVARARDVVVEEHGDRVVFEAEAIRSQSGGGFTVFTPYRNAWLARYRAAPPPVRGVPRLPAPVTDLASAPLPDATALGAADDATAIPSGGEAAALRRLERFAAGALRDYARDRDRPDRDGTSRLSPHLRFGTISVRRCVARAAAQAAAEPAAAAGAGKWIDELIWREFYAALLAEHPRVLGGAFRRQLAGVAWNDDPAAFAAWCAGRTGYPIVDAAMRQLARTGWMHNRARMIVASFLTKDLLLDWRAGERVFMRHLVDGDPASNNGGWQWAASTGTDPQPYFRIFNPVLQGERFDPDGAYVRRYVPELRAVDARFVHAPWLAPRPPRDYPPPIVDHAERRVAAIARYEAARAAGGADGR; from the coding sequence ATGCGCGTCGTGCACTGGTTCCGCAACGACCTGCGCCTGCACGACAACACCGCCCTGCACGCGGCGGCGCGCGGCGACGAGCTGATCCCGCTCTTCGTGCTCGACCCGGCGCTGCTGGCGCGCGCCCACGTCAGCCCGCCGCGCCGCCGCTTCCTCGCCGCCTGCCTGTCCAGCCTCGCCGCCAACCTGGCGCACCATGGCGCCCCGCTGGTGGTGCGGGTCGGCGACCCCGCCACCGAGGTCGGGCGTCTGCTCGACGAGAGCCGGGCCGATCGGCTCGTCTTCAACCGCGACACCACGCCGTACGCGCGGCGCCGCGATGCCGCGGTGCGCGCCGTCGCCCGGGCGCGCGACGTCGTCGTCGAGGAGCACGGCGATCGCGTGGTCTTCGAAGCCGAGGCCATCCGCAGCCAGAGCGGCGGCGGCTTCACCGTGTTCACGCCCTACCGCAACGCCTGGCTGGCGCGCTACCGCGCCGCGCCGCCGCCGGTGCGCGGCGTGCCCCGGCTGCCGGCGCCGGTGACCGACCTGGCGAGCGCGCCGCTGCCCGATGCGACGGCGCTCGGCGCCGCCGACGACGCGACAGCGATCCCCAGCGGAGGGGAGGCCGCCGCCCTGCGCCGCCTCGAGCGCTTCGCCGCCGGCGCGCTGCGCGACTATGCCCGCGACCGCGACCGACCGGACCGCGACGGCACCTCGCGCCTGTCGCCGCACCTGCGCTTCGGCACCATCTCCGTGCGCCGCTGCGTCGCGCGCGCCGCCGCGCAGGCCGCCGCCGAGCCCGCCGCCGCGGCAGGCGCCGGCAAGTGGATCGACGAGCTCATCTGGCGCGAGTTCTACGCCGCCCTGCTGGCCGAGCACCCGCGCGTGCTCGGCGGCGCCTTCCGCCGCCAGCTCGCCGGCGTCGCCTGGAACGACGACCCGGCGGCGTTCGCCGCCTGGTGCGCCGGCCGCACCGGCTATCCGATCGTCGATGCCGCGATGCGCCAACTGGCGCGCACCGGCTGGATGCACAACCGCGCCCGCATGATCGTCGCCAGCTTCCTCACCAAGGACCTGCTGCTCGACTGGCGCGCCGGCGAACGGGTCTTCATGCGCCACCTGGTCGACGGCGATCCGGCCTCCAACAACGGCGGCTGGCAGTGGGCGGCGTCGACCGGCACGGACCCGCAACCCTACTTCCGCATCTTCAATCCCGTGCTGCAGGGCGAACGCTTCGACCCCGACGGCGCGTACGTGCGGCGCTACGTCCCCGAGCTGCGCGCCGTCGACGCGCGCTTCGTCCACGCGCCGTGGCTGGCGCCGCGGCCGCCGCGCGACTATCCGCCGCCGATCGTCGACCACGCCGAGCGGCGGGTGGCGGCGATCGCGCGCTACGAAGCGGCGCGCGCGGCGGGAGGAGCGGATGGCCGCTGA
- a CDS encoding CbiX/SirB N-terminal domain-containing protein: MAAEPTRAVILVGHGGLPKDCPRELVRELRALAADRAARGGPPSAAEQALDRRIRAWPRTAATDPYQAGLEGLAAALRRRLGGTRLVVAYNEFCAPSLEDAVAALLADGVEEITVVPSMLTPGGSHSEIDIPDSLDRLRARHPALRLRYAWPVEVALLADMLATHLARPPG; this comes from the coding sequence ATGGCCGCTGAACCGACGCGCGCCGTCATCCTGGTCGGCCACGGCGGCCTGCCGAAGGACTGCCCGCGCGAGTTGGTGCGCGAGCTCAGGGCGTTGGCGGCGGACCGCGCGGCGCGCGGCGGGCCGCCGTCGGCCGCCGAGCAGGCGCTCGACCGTCGCATTCGCGCCTGGCCGCGCACGGCGGCGACCGACCCGTATCAGGCCGGCCTCGAGGGGCTGGCCGCGGCGTTGCGCCGCCGCCTCGGCGGCACGCGCCTGGTGGTGGCGTACAACGAATTCTGCGCCCCGTCGCTCGAGGACGCGGTCGCCGCGCTGCTGGCGGACGGCGTCGAGGAGATCACCGTCGTGCCCAGCATGCTGACGCCGGGCGGCTCGCACTCCGAGATCGACATCCCGGACTCGCTCGACCGGCTGCGCGCGCGCCATCCGGCGCTGCGCCTGCGCTACGCCTGGCCGGTGGAGGTCGCGCTGCTCGCCGACATGCTGGCGACGCACCTGGCGCGGCCGCCGGGCTGA
- a CDS encoding DUF72 domain-containing protein, giving the protein MADQLDLFGAPAPAPRRGVGPAPLASEVAALAAHLPRNVRLGTSSWSFPGWAGIVYDRAASSATLARHGLAAYARHPLLRAVGIDRTYYAPITADDFAAYAAAVGDDFRFLIKAPEALTTVRFADHPRYGEQRGARSAVFLDPGYATDAICAPVAEGLGERAGVLVFQFAPQPPALLGGPGRFAERLHGFLDRLPRGLTYAVELRTEPLFTDAYRQALRAAGACHVVTVHPTMPAPRAQAAQLAQDAPAVVVRWMLGHGQRYDDARQRYRPFDRLVDEDPASRAEIATLCRAAAARGRAAYVIINNKAEGSAPLSAQRLAAAIVAAG; this is encoded by the coding sequence ATGGCCGATCAGCTCGATCTGTTCGGCGCGCCGGCGCCAGCGCCGCGCCGCGGCGTCGGTCCGGCGCCGCTGGCGAGCGAGGTCGCCGCCCTGGCCGCCCACCTGCCGCGCAACGTGCGCCTGGGCACGTCGTCGTGGTCGTTTCCCGGCTGGGCCGGCATCGTCTACGACCGCGCCGCCAGCAGCGCCACCCTGGCGCGCCACGGCCTCGCGGCCTACGCCCGCCATCCGCTGCTGCGCGCCGTCGGCATCGACCGCACCTACTACGCGCCGATCACCGCCGACGACTTCGCCGCCTACGCGGCGGCGGTCGGCGACGACTTCCGCTTCCTCATCAAAGCGCCCGAAGCCCTGACCACGGTCCGCTTCGCCGACCACCCCCGCTACGGCGAGCAGCGCGGCGCCCGCAGCGCCGTCTTCCTCGACCCCGGCTACGCGACCGATGCCATCTGCGCGCCGGTCGCCGAGGGCCTCGGCGAGCGGGCGGGCGTGCTCGTCTTCCAGTTCGCGCCACAGCCGCCGGCGCTGCTCGGCGGACCGGGGCGCTTCGCCGAACGGCTGCACGGCTTCCTCGACCGCCTGCCGCGCGGCCTCACCTACGCCGTCGAGCTGCGCACCGAACCGCTGTTCACCGACGCCTATCGCCAGGCCCTGCGCGCCGCCGGAGCCTGCCACGTGGTCACCGTCCATCCGACGATGCCGGCGCCGCGCGCGCAGGCGGCGCAGCTCGCGCAGGACGCGCCGGCGGTCGTCGTCCGCTGGATGCTCGGTCACGGCCAGCGCTACGACGACGCGCGCCAGCGCTATCGGCCCTTCGACCGGCTGGTCGACGAGGACCCGGCCTCGCGAGCCGAGATCGCGACGCTGTGCCGCGCCGCCGCGGCGCGCGGACGCGCCGCCTATGTCATTATCAACAACAAGGCCGAGGGCTCGGCGCCGCTCTCGGCGCAGCGCCTCGCCGCCGCCATCGTCGCCGCCGGGTGA
- a CDS encoding nitrite/sulfite reductase, with protein MSWKEVLAGDMPADWAREIDVFETQIELKKQGKLTDQLFAETRLRRGAYGQRYDNGQRNDGTGTKALAFASPLTKGPETLWDAPGMQRIKIPFGGMNPRQMEVLADLCEEYSDNICHVTTRQDFQLHYIHIDDTPDIMRRLAAVGITTREACGNSVRNVTGCPLAGVCRDEAFDISPYADAMMHFMLGHPDTMEFGRKFKIAFSGCAQHACGLLNMHDLGLLAVTRTENGVARRGFTMYVGGGLGAVPHHAKVLEEFVSEEELLPISQAIARVFARLGEKRNRARARIKFLVKNLGIDEFRRLVREERAALAHDPRWTSYIPAVAAWHETPLKSGAPLNGAALPEGFAAWQQSNVYRQRQAGYVVATVTLPLGDLTADQMRALADIARRYVGDTVRTTVDQNIVLRWVREADLPDLYRDLAAAKLATPGAQTIVDVTSCPGTDTCKLGIASSRGLARELRSRLSEKAFTLDAAVRGLLIKVSGCFNSCGQHHVADLGFYGVSRQVGGYQVPHFQVVLGGQWSNNGGAYGLPIGAIPSKNIPAVVDRMAERYVRDRQGTETFQQFCGRIGKKALKEMLDDFVKVPAHDANPDYYSDWGDPREFSTGDMGTGECAGEVVSLVEFDLADAEREVFEAQLALEAGDVAKADALAYRAMLQTAKALVKTQLPDVGDDAARIVAEFKPRFVDTELFFDRFAKGMVAGYLFRRHEEGPGSITPESAHQLVEEASLFVEAGHACQLRMAEKKTAPAAAAASQVVSLEGLS; from the coding sequence ATGAGCTGGAAAGAAGTGCTCGCAGGCGACATGCCTGCCGATTGGGCGCGCGAGATCGACGTCTTCGAGACGCAGATCGAGCTGAAGAAGCAGGGCAAGCTGACCGACCAGTTGTTCGCCGAGACCCGGCTGCGCCGCGGCGCCTACGGGCAGCGGTACGACAACGGCCAGCGCAACGACGGCACCGGCACCAAGGCGCTCGCCTTCGCGTCGCCGCTCACCAAGGGGCCGGAGACGCTGTGGGACGCGCCCGGGATGCAGCGCATCAAGATTCCCTTCGGCGGCATGAACCCGCGGCAGATGGAGGTGCTGGCCGACCTCTGCGAGGAGTATTCGGACAACATCTGCCACGTCACCACCCGGCAGGACTTCCAGCTCCACTACATCCACATCGACGACACGCCCGACATCATGCGCCGTCTCGCGGCGGTCGGCATCACCACCCGCGAGGCCTGCGGCAACTCGGTGCGCAACGTCACCGGCTGTCCCCTGGCCGGCGTCTGCCGCGACGAGGCGTTCGACATCTCGCCGTACGCCGATGCGATGATGCACTTCATGCTCGGCCATCCCGACACCATGGAGTTCGGGCGCAAATTCAAGATCGCCTTCTCCGGCTGCGCCCAGCACGCCTGCGGCCTGCTCAACATGCACGACCTCGGCCTGCTCGCCGTCACGCGGACGGAGAACGGGGTCGCGCGGCGCGGCTTCACCATGTACGTCGGCGGCGGCCTGGGCGCCGTGCCGCACCACGCCAAGGTGCTCGAGGAGTTCGTCAGCGAGGAGGAGTTGCTGCCGATCTCGCAGGCGATCGCGCGCGTCTTCGCCCGCCTGGGCGAGAAGCGCAACCGCGCCCGCGCCCGCATCAAGTTCCTGGTCAAGAATCTCGGCATCGACGAGTTCCGCCGCCTGGTGCGCGAGGAGCGCGCCGCGCTGGCGCACGATCCGCGCTGGACGTCGTACATCCCGGCGGTCGCCGCCTGGCACGAAACGCCGCTCAAATCCGGCGCGCCGCTCAACGGCGCCGCGCTGCCCGAGGGCTTCGCCGCCTGGCAGCAGAGCAACGTCTACCGCCAGCGCCAGGCCGGCTACGTCGTCGCCACGGTGACGCTGCCGCTCGGCGATCTCACCGCCGACCAGATGCGCGCCCTCGCCGACATCGCCCGCCGCTACGTCGGCGACACGGTGCGCACCACGGTCGACCAGAACATCGTCCTGCGCTGGGTGCGCGAAGCCGATCTGCCCGACCTCTACCGCGACCTCGCCGCCGCCAAGCTGGCGACGCCCGGCGCGCAGACGATCGTCGACGTCACCTCGTGCCCCGGCACCGACACCTGCAAGCTCGGCATCGCCTCGTCGCGCGGCCTGGCGCGCGAGCTGCGCAGCCGCCTGAGCGAGAAGGCCTTCACGCTCGACGCGGCGGTGCGCGGCCTGCTGATCAAGGTCAGCGGCTGCTTCAACTCGTGCGGCCAGCACCACGTCGCCGATCTCGGCTTCTACGGCGTGTCGCGCCAGGTGGGCGGCTATCAGGTGCCGCACTTCCAGGTCGTGCTCGGCGGCCAGTGGTCCAACAACGGCGGCGCGTACGGTCTGCCGATCGGCGCCATCCCGTCGAAGAACATCCCGGCGGTGGTCGATCGCATGGCGGAACGCTACGTGCGCGACCGCCAGGGCACCGAGACCTTCCAGCAGTTCTGCGGTCGGATCGGCAAGAAGGCGCTGAAGGAGATGCTCGACGACTTCGTCAAGGTGCCGGCGCACGACGCCAATCCGGACTACTACTCGGACTGGGGCGACCCGCGCGAGTTCAGCACCGGCGACATGGGCACCGGCGAGTGCGCCGGCGAGGTCGTGTCGCTGGTCGAGTTCGATCTCGCCGACGCCGAGCGCGAAGTCTTCGAAGCGCAGCTCGCGCTGGAGGCCGGCGACGTGGCCAAGGCCGACGCGCTCGCCTACCGCGCGATGCTGCAGACGGCGAAGGCGCTGGTGAAGACGCAGCTCCCCGACGTCGGCGACGATGCGGCGCGCATCGTGGCGGAGTTCAAGCCGCGCTTCGTCGACACCGAGCTGTTCTTCGATCGCTTCGCCAAGGGGATGGTCGCCGGCTATCTCTTCCGCCGCCACGAGGAGGGCCCCGGCAGCATCACCCCCGAGTCGGCGCACCAGTTGGTCGAGGAGGCCAGCCTCTTCGTCGAGGCCGGCCACGCCTGCCAGCTCCGCATGGCCGAGAAGAAGACCGCCCCGGCGGCGGCCGCCGCGTCGCAGGTGGTGAGCCTGGAAGGGCTGAGCTAG
- a CDS encoding SCP2 sterol-binding domain-containing protein: MTTAEIFDSIARSYDPATAKGLSGTIQFNLSGADGGEWYLSVGEGGIDVGRGAAPAAALTVSASATDYAAIATGKIPPQVAFMQGKLKFKGDLGLAMKMQGLFKPISA; this comes from the coding sequence ATGACGACAGCGGAGATCTTCGACAGCATCGCCAGGTCGTACGACCCGGCGACCGCCAAGGGGTTGAGCGGCACCATCCAGTTCAATCTCAGCGGCGCCGACGGCGGCGAGTGGTACCTGTCGGTGGGGGAGGGCGGCATCGACGTCGGCCGCGGCGCGGCCCCGGCGGCGGCGCTGACCGTGTCGGCCAGCGCCACGGACTACGCCGCGATCGCCACCGGCAAGATCCCGCCCCAGGTGGCCTTCATGCAGGGCAAGCTGAAGTTCAAGGGCGACCTCGGCCTGGCGATGAAGATGCAGGGCCTGTTCAAGCCGATCAGCGCCTGA